Sequence from the Nitrospira sp. CR1.1 genome:
AACAGGGAAAACCTATTTGGGAAAACGACTGGCCGCCGAGTTAGGGCGCAAGCTGCTCCATCTCGACATGAGCCAGTTTTCTCGTGGCAGTGCGGCATCGACGCAATTGTTCGGCTCGACAAAGGGTTATGTTGGTTCCGATTCTTATGGGCGATTGACCGCGGCCTTGCGCGATGTGCCCGACACCGTCGTACTCCTGGATGAGTTTGAAAAGGCGCATCCGGAGGTTCACAAGAATTTCCTTACGGCATGGAACGATGGATTTATTACGGAAGCGTCTGACGGGAAGCAGATTCCGACGACATTATCAATTTTTCTATTGACCACCAATGCGGCGACCGAATCGCTGCAGGAGTTGTCGGCTCAGTTCGAGCATGATTCGGACGAACTGCGTCGCGTGGCGACGCATGCTCTGCGAGAAGCAGGGTTTGCGCCGGAGGTATTGAACCGGATCGACCGAATCTTCGTCTTTAAACCCATCTCCGGTCTTGACGTAGCTCGGGTGGGTGCATTGGAAATCGAGCGCATGATACAGGGATATGGCCTAAAAGTAGCGGAGAGAGGAATTGATCCGACCGTGCTCCTGGATCTGATGAAGCGGCACGGAAAATTGGGGGCTGCGGGGTCGTCGCGGGACCTTGTTCGCGCCCTCGAGGAAATGATTGCCGACTCCTTGATTAGCGCTCGTCAGAAGGGCGTGACTTGTATAAGCCTGGTTGAACGAAATGGTGCGGTGGTGGCGGTGCCGTCCAAACAGCACGCGGCGTAATGATGGCAGGCCGCACCTCCTCCACGAGTCAGATGCCTTTCTCTGTGAGGAGCAATCGGCAGTCATACTTGGGCGCCTCTCATGCATTGTGGAAGCGAGCGGCGCTGTGGCGTCTTTCTGCCTATGGAGGGGTCTTCTGTACGG
This genomic interval carries:
- a CDS encoding AAA domain-containing protein, which codes for MQRVLSILNRYVPLMFFFMLVAAVFQLWAQFGPSPVTIKQAFATGSGYLEAHVWYLFASAVAFWGLFLLGIFHEAGRLPPSLLTRKRLMDILDRLTNKETLQQKLAEEVEPTFIDAKRLGRSLKQAIIGQDQVCEDLAAQIRRRSALKQRGKPVGVFLLAGPPGTGKTYLGKRLAAELGRKLLHLDMSQFSRGSAASTQLFGSTKGYVGSDSYGRLTAALRDVPDTVVLLDEFEKAHPEVHKNFLTAWNDGFITEASDGKQIPTTLSIFLLTTNAATESLQELSAQFEHDSDELRRVATHALREAGFAPEVLNRIDRIFVFKPISGLDVARVGALEIERMIQGYGLKVAERGIDPTVLLDLMKRHGKLGAAGSSRDLVRALEEMIADSLISARQKGVTCISLVERNGAVVAVPSKQHAA